One window of Anaerolineales bacterium genomic DNA carries:
- a CDS encoding 6-carboxytetrahydropterin synthase has protein sequence MYSLGVRREFIARHFLIGGDWGPENFPNSHHYTLELVLEGKELDGHGYLVDIVDVEKHLDEVVGYYREQMLNDKPEFAGLNPSIEHFARILATTLNERIRANNITGLKVVLWEHENAWAAYRVDRFTS, from the coding sequence ATGTATTCACTCGGCGTAAGACGGGAATTCATTGCGCGTCACTTTTTGATCGGCGGGGATTGGGGACCGGAAAATTTCCCCAACTCGCATCACTACACACTCGAGCTTGTCCTCGAAGGGAAAGAACTTGATGGACACGGTTACCTTGTGGATATCGTCGATGTGGAAAAACACCTGGATGAAGTTGTTGGCTATTACAGGGAACAAATGCTGAACGACAAACCCGAATTTGCCGGACTCAACCCGTCCATCGAGCATTTCGCGCGAATCCTCGCCACAACCTTGAACGAGCGCATTCGGGCAAATAACATCACCGGATTGAAAGTCGTTTTGTGGGAGCATGAGAATGCCTGGGCGGCATATCGAGTTGACAGGTTTACAAGTTGA
- a CDS encoding DUF433 domain-containing protein, translated as MFTHIAYDAEILSGKPHILGTRLSIEFILELFASGATKEDVIKAYPQLTAESIEEALRYAAQSVKNEILLDVKVSA; from the coding sequence ATGTTTACCCACATTGCTTATGACGCTGAAATCCTTAGCGGAAAGCCCCATATTCTTGGGACACGTTTGAGTATTGAGTTCATCCTTGAACTTTTTGCCAGCGGAGCAACCAAGGAAGATGTTATTAAGGCTTATCCGCAGTTAACCGCTGAGTCGATTGAAGAAGCCCTGCGATATGCGGCTCAGTCAGTAAAAAATGAAATTCTGCTGGACGTGAAGGTCTCCGCATGA
- the greA gene encoding transcription elongation factor GreA, with amino-acid sequence MPTNFLTKEGYDKLQEELDHLRTVKRQEVAARLHEAMEGGELIENAEYEAAKNEQAFVEGRIQELDLLLATAQIIEENGKGKKNDTIQVGSKVTIKEGNYEAETFTIVGAAEANPREGKISNESPIGKAIIGHKLGDTVKVETPGGTYNVKILKVG; translated from the coding sequence ATGCCAACCAATTTCCTTACCAAAGAGGGTTACGACAAACTGCAGGAGGAGCTCGATCACCTGCGGACCGTAAAACGCCAGGAAGTTGCCGCGCGCTTGCATGAAGCCATGGAAGGCGGGGAGCTGATCGAGAATGCCGAATATGAAGCCGCCAAGAATGAGCAGGCTTTTGTCGAGGGACGTATTCAGGAACTGGATCTCTTGCTTGCCACCGCACAGATCATCGAAGAGAACGGCAAGGGAAAAAAGAACGACACCATCCAGGTCGGCTCGAAGGTGACCATCAAGGAAGGCAACTACGAAGCCGAGACTTTCACCATCGTGGGCGCCGCGGAAGCCAACCCGCGCGAAGGAAAGATCTCGAACGAATCGCCGATCGGTAAAGCCATCATCGGTCACAAATTGGGCGATACGGTAAAAGTGGAAACCCCCGGCGGAACGTACAACGTCAAGATCCTCAAAGTCGGTTGA
- a CDS encoding 2-phosphosulfolactate phosphatase, protein MKFHHYTLDDCHEATGIVLVIDVLRAFSTAAYAFSRGAKEIRLVSGIQEALDLKAQIQNAKAMGEVRGLPPKGFDYGNSPTRILEHDLTGITLVQRTGAGTQGAVRAVNAEVMLATSFVNAKGTMDYVMKEEPNELSFIITGGMGNDEDVACAEFIEMRIEGRAVEAQGFIDRVYAARDALQHMEEHPQFPLSALDYWSRIDAFDFALPIERKNGSLIMRAVKP, encoded by the coding sequence ATGAAATTCCATCACTACACACTCGACGATTGCCATGAAGCCACAGGCATCGTCCTTGTCATAGACGTGTTGCGCGCCTTCTCCACAGCCGCGTACGCGTTCTCGCGTGGAGCGAAAGAGATCCGCCTTGTCAGCGGAATTCAAGAAGCACTGGATTTGAAAGCGCAAATTCAAAACGCCAAAGCAATGGGCGAGGTGCGCGGACTCCCGCCGAAAGGTTTCGATTACGGCAATTCCCCCACCCGCATCCTCGAACATGATTTGACCGGCATCACCCTCGTTCAACGTACAGGTGCAGGGACCCAGGGCGCGGTCCGTGCGGTCAATGCGGAAGTAATGCTCGCGACCAGTTTCGTCAATGCAAAGGGGACAATGGATTATGTGATGAAAGAGGAACCGAACGAGCTCAGTTTCATCATCACCGGGGGAATGGGAAACGATGAAGATGTGGCTTGCGCCGAATTCATCGAGATGCGGATCGAAGGTCGAGCCGTGGAAGCGCAGGGTTTCATCGACCGGGTATATGCGGCGCGGGATGCGCTTCAGCACATGGAAGAACATCCGCAATTTCCGCTCTCCGCTCTGGATTATTGGTCGCGCATCGATGCATTTGACTTCGCCTTGCCCATTGAAAGAAAAAATGGATCTTTGATCATGCGGGCTGTAAAGCCTTAA
- a CDS encoding PIG-L family deacetylase, protein MRWIYLSPHLDDAALSAGGWIFDQTRAGIPVEIWTIMCGFPKTGKLSPFAEYLHSQWGMASARELVSGRRIEDKNAASVLGAKARHFDFLDCIYRQDRNGDWLYYSIFVDPLPGEADLPRRIADAVSARLKPDDKLICQLGVGKHIDHVTVRLAAELVGRPLHYVADIPYLFDYPKHLAPKTAGLRRKVERVSRAGLRAWKEAVLAYESQIAMLFKNPGQMRKFINAHYSKFEGIPIWRKKGQK, encoded by the coding sequence ATGCGTTGGATTTATCTTTCCCCCCATCTCGATGACGCCGCGCTCTCCGCTGGCGGCTGGATCTTCGATCAAACCCGGGCGGGCATTCCAGTCGAAATCTGGACAATCATGTGCGGATTTCCAAAGACCGGCAAACTTTCACCGTTTGCGGAATATCTTCATAGCCAATGGGGCATGGCATCCGCGAGGGAGTTGGTCAGCGGGCGGCGAATCGAGGATAAAAATGCGGCGTCTGTTCTCGGCGCAAAGGCACGGCATTTCGATTTTCTCGATTGCATCTACCGGCAGGACAGGAACGGCGACTGGCTTTATTACAGTATTTTCGTCGATCCATTACCCGGCGAAGCGGATTTACCCCGCCGCATTGCCGATGCGGTCAGCGCACGCCTCAAACCGGACGATAAACTGATCTGTCAACTCGGCGTCGGCAAACACATCGACCATGTCACCGTGCGGCTCGCCGCGGAACTGGTCGGACGTCCGCTCCATTACGTGGCAGACATCCCTTATTTGTTCGACTATCCGAAGCATCTCGCACCGAAAACAGCCGGGTTGAGGCGAAAGGTCGAGCGGGTGAGCAGAGCAGGTTTGAGGGCGTGGAAAGAGGCGGTTCTGGCGTATGAATCCCAAATTGCCATGCTGTTCAAGAATCCCGGGCAGATGCGAAAATTTATCAATGCGCATTATTCAAAGTTCGAGGGCATCCCAATTTGGCGAAAAAAGGGACAGAAATAA
- the kynU gene encoding kynureninase yields MVNFSTSRDFALQLDAQDKLTSYKEAFVISDPSLIYFDGNSLGMMPKAAQEKAKEVVEEQWGKDLIRGWNKGWWEASARVGDKIGGLIGAAPGQTLVSDTVSVNLFKLATSALTLQPNKKRIITDTFNFPSDLYILQGINHLLNPLPPSPLPPGEGRRGEGYEILRIGASDNDITPDLSALEAAIDENTALVTLSHVVFKSGYIYDMQRITELAHKKGALVLWDLSHSVGSVPVHLDDCSADFAIGCTYKYLNGGPGAPAFLYVNKKIQEKLSSPIWGWWGQKNPFDFDLDYTPAPGAQRFMVGTQPMISLLTMEAALEPILQAGMDSLREKSILMTDFASFLTEAWLVPFGFSLGSPADSAIRGSHLSIRHPEGYRINRALIEEMNVIPDFRAPDNLRLGFAPLYLSFADVWEGFDRIRRVMEEKRYEKYPLQKLTVT; encoded by the coding sequence ATGGTCAACTTCTCCACCTCCCGCGATTTCGCCCTGCAACTCGATGCACAAGATAAACTCACCTCTTATAAAGAGGCGTTTGTCATCTCCGATCCCAGCCTTATCTACTTTGATGGCAACTCGCTCGGTATGATGCCCAAAGCCGCGCAGGAAAAAGCCAAGGAAGTCGTTGAAGAACAGTGGGGCAAAGATTTAATTCGCGGCTGGAACAAAGGCTGGTGGGAAGCCTCAGCCCGCGTGGGAGATAAGATCGGCGGCTTGATTGGAGCCGCCCCAGGTCAAACTCTCGTCAGCGATACGGTTTCGGTCAATCTCTTCAAACTCGCCACTTCCGCGCTCACATTGCAGCCGAACAAAAAGAGAATCATCACAGACACGTTCAACTTCCCATCCGATCTTTATATTTTGCAGGGTATCAATCATTTATTAAACCCCTTACCCCCATCCCCTCTCCCGCCGGGAGAGGGGCGCAGGGGGGAGGGATACGAAATCCTCCGCATCGGCGCCAGCGACAACGACATCACGCCCGACCTTTCCGCGCTCGAAGCCGCCATCGACGAAAACACCGCGCTTGTCACGCTCTCGCATGTTGTATTCAAAAGCGGTTATATCTATGACATGCAGCGCATTACCGAACTTGCCCACAAAAAAGGCGCGCTCGTCCTATGGGACCTCAGTCACTCCGTCGGCTCCGTGCCCGTCCATCTCGACGATTGCAGCGCAGACTTCGCCATCGGCTGCACATATAAATATCTCAACGGCGGTCCCGGCGCGCCCGCATTCCTTTACGTCAATAAAAAAATCCAAGAAAAATTATCGTCGCCCATCTGGGGTTGGTGGGGTCAAAAAAATCCCTTCGACTTCGATCTTGATTACACCCCCGCCCCCGGCGCGCAGCGTTTCATGGTCGGCACCCAACCGATGATCTCATTACTCACCATGGAAGCCGCTCTCGAACCGATTCTTCAGGCAGGCATGGATTCACTCCGTGAAAAATCCATCCTGATGACGGACTTCGCCTCTTTCTTAACCGAGGCTTGGCTCGTCCCCTTCGGCTTTTCATTAGGCTCGCCAGCTGACTCTGCCATCCGCGGATCGCACCTCTCCATCCGCCACCCCGAAGGCTACCGCATCAACCGCGCCCTGATCGAAGAAATGAACGTCATCCCCGATTTCCGCGCGCCCGATAATCTTCGCCTCGGCTTTGCCCCGCTTTATCTTTCATTTGCGGATGTTTGGGAAGGTTTCGATCGCATTCGTCGCGTGATGGAAGAGAAGCGTTACGAAAAATATCCCCTACAAAAATTGACGGTGACGTAG
- a CDS encoding DEAD/DEAH box helicase, with protein sequence MNFNQFHLDPRLKQGIEKAGYESPTPIQQAAIPAALRGRDIIGTAQTGTGKTAAFVLPILNKLLNGQRNMPRALIVTPTRELAEQIHDVIKTLSAGTKLKSATIYGGVGAAPQIQALRNGAEILVACPGRLLDLIAQGHAKMANIEILVLDEADRMFDMGFLPDVRRIVKAVPQKRQTMLFSATFPPDVELLAQQALTHPQKIAMGIIKPAHTVAHALYPVPQHLKTTMLIELLKRTDTNSVLVFTRTKHRAHRVAQQIQRAGFKVTSLHGDRSQGQRQAALKGFKSGHHDIMVATDIAARGLDIETISHVINYDMPDTADAYIHRIGRTGRAQRTGDAFTLVTDDDKDMIRTLERIMGAPLKRETLEGFDYSRPAPPRSESGGRGRGSPRSEGRRPPRASTMTSYSKNRLAPKKK encoded by the coding sequence ATGAACTTCAACCAATTTCATCTCGATCCCCGCCTCAAGCAGGGAATTGAAAAGGCGGGCTACGAATCGCCCACCCCCATTCAACAAGCCGCCATCCCAGCCGCTCTTCGCGGACGGGACATTATCGGTACAGCCCAAACCGGAACCGGCAAAACCGCCGCCTTCGTATTGCCCATTCTCAATAAATTGCTGAACGGTCAACGCAATATGCCGCGCGCGCTGATCGTCACGCCGACGCGCGAACTGGCGGAACAGATTCACGACGTGATCAAAACACTCTCGGCGGGGACAAAGTTGAAGAGCGCGACCATCTACGGCGGGGTCGGAGCCGCGCCGCAAATCCAGGCATTGCGAAACGGCGCGGAAATCCTCGTCGCCTGCCCGGGGCGTTTGCTTGACTTGATCGCACAGGGTCATGCAAAGATGGCGAACATCGAAATCCTCGTGCTCGACGAAGCCGACAGAATGTTCGACATGGGCTTTCTGCCCGATGTGAGGCGCATCGTCAAAGCCGTGCCGCAGAAGCGACAGACCATGTTGTTCTCCGCCACCTTTCCGCCGGATGTGGAATTGCTTGCGCAGCAGGCGCTGACTCATCCGCAAAAGATCGCGATGGGTATCATCAAACCAGCACACACAGTCGCGCATGCGTTGTACCCCGTCCCCCAGCATTTGAAGACAACCATGTTGATCGAACTGCTGAAGCGCACCGACACGAATTCGGTCCTGGTCTTCACGCGCACCAAGCATCGCGCGCATCGCGTGGCGCAGCAGATCCAACGCGCGGGATTCAAAGTGACGAGTCTTCACGGAGATCGTTCGCAAGGGCAACGACAGGCAGCGCTCAAAGGTTTCAAAAGCGGGCATCACGACATCATGGTCGCCACCGATATCGCCGCGCGCGGGCTGGACATCGAAACCATCTCGCACGTGATCAATTACGACATGCCCGACACTGCCGATGCATATATTCATCGCATTGGTAGGACAGGCCGCGCGCAACGTACCGGCGACGCATTCACCCTGGTCACGGATGATGACAAGGATATGATCCGCACGCTGGAACGAATCATGGGAGCGCCGCTCAAACGCGAGACTCTTGAAGGATTCGATTACTCGCGTCCTGCCCCGCCGCGCTCTGAATCTGGCGGAAGAGGCAGGGGTTCCCCCCGAAGCGAAGGTCGCCGCCCGCCGCGAGCCTCCACGATGACAAGCTATTCCAAAAACAGGCTTGCGCCAAAAAAGAAGTAA
- a CDS encoding DUF5615 family PIN-like protein: MKALDFPLLADENVHPEVIDFLRKAGLDVISVSEQGQYGLPDSQVLQQATEAGRVVLTHDSDFGGLALMGVQFIGIIYIRPGHIRTEFTTKTIEAVRDNAPEVTPPFILVAERTGDTVKIRVRQF, translated from the coding sequence ATGAAAGCCTTGGACTTTCCATTGCTTGCCGATGAGAATGTCCATCCCGAAGTAATTGACTTTTTACGCAAGGCGGGATTGGATGTTATATCCGTATCGGAACAGGGACAATACGGACTGCCTGATTCACAAGTATTACAACAAGCGACCGAAGCGGGGAGAGTGGTTCTAACTCATGATAGCGACTTTGGTGGACTTGCTCTGATGGGCGTTCAATTTATTGGTATTATTTACATCCGCCCCGGACATATCCGCACAGAATTTACAACCAAAACAATTGAAGCCGTTCGAGACAATGCCCCTGAAGTGACGCCTCCGTTCATTCTCGTCGCCGAGCGGACAGGGGATACCGTGAAGATCAGAGTTCGCCAATTCTAA
- a CDS encoding PilZ domain-containing protein: protein MQERRKQERKNLVAYTQVFDLYGGNLIGYLGDLTVSGAMIISEKPIKPETEITLAIELPDLPEINSTRMSLATRVAWCQQDLSPQYFNIGFEFREITPQQKSLIESIIENYEFRRDVPKYPTRGPGPKS from the coding sequence ATGCAAGAACGACGTAAACAGGAAAGAAAGAATCTGGTGGCGTACACGCAGGTGTTCGATCTTTACGGGGGAAATCTGATCGGGTACCTTGGCGACCTGACCGTATCGGGGGCAATGATCATCAGCGAAAAGCCCATTAAACCCGAGACTGAGATTACCCTTGCCATCGAACTGCCCGACCTGCCGGAGATCAACTCCACACGCATGAGTCTTGCGACCCGGGTCGCATGGTGCCAGCAGGACCTCAGCCCACAGTATTTCAACATCGGTTTCGAGTTCAGGGAAATCACCCCCCAACAGAAGAGCCTGATCGAGTCGATCATCGAAAACTATGAATTCCGGCGAGACGTCCCAAAATATCCCACGCGCGGACCGGGTCCCAAATCCTGA
- a CDS encoding type II toxin-antitoxin system HicB family antitoxin translates to MQYKIRLEETDEGFAVWVPGLPGCWSQGETEQEALENIKDAIKTYLETVEILLDDAQTRMVEVPV, encoded by the coding sequence ATGCAATACAAAATTCGACTTGAAGAAACAGATGAAGGCTTTGCCGTTTGGGTTCCGGGACTGCCGGGATGCTGGTCACAAGGCGAGACGGAACAGGAAGCGCTTGAAAATATCAAGGACGCGATAAAGACATATCTTGAAACGGTTGAAATCTTGTTGGATGATGCACAGACCAGGATGGTGGAGGTTCCGGTTTAG
- a CDS encoding zinc-binding alcohol dehydrogenase, with protein MPAARTLMFTAPRRVEICETALPPLRDDEVLVESLCSAISAGTEMLVYRGEFPSLHDAHDAVSSELKYPLAYGYACVGVVQDIGKSIDTEWKGKFVFSFQPHTTHFAAKPENLFAIPHSLSPENACFLPNMETAVNLVQDGAPILGERVLVLGQGVVGLLTASLLSEFPLENLTVVDAIDLRRKALNVESRGSKVKNLSPNDLQPSTFNIQPFDLVFELTGSPSVLNTAIERTAFSGRIVIGSWYGQKRSEIDLGGSFHRSRIKLISSQVSTIPPELSGRWDKSRRFGAAWQALERVQPQKWITHRYSLNDAAKAYQLLDEHPQETIQVIFEY; from the coding sequence ATGCCTGCTGCCAGGACCCTTATGTTTACCGCGCCCCGTCGGGTGGAGATATGCGAAACGGCCCTGCCGCCCCTGAGGGATGACGAAGTCCTGGTGGAATCGCTCTGTTCTGCCATCAGTGCCGGGACGGAGATGCTGGTCTATCGCGGCGAATTTCCATCGCTTCACGATGCGCATGATGCAGTCAGCAGTGAGCTGAAGTATCCGCTGGCATATGGATATGCGTGTGTGGGTGTGGTGCAGGACATTGGTAAGTCGATAGATACGGAATGGAAGGGGAAATTTGTCTTCTCATTTCAACCGCATACTACGCATTTTGCAGCCAAACCTGAAAATCTATTCGCAATTCCACATTCCCTCTCTCCCGAAAACGCCTGCTTCCTTCCAAACATGGAAACGGCTGTAAACCTGGTGCAAGATGGCGCTCCAATTTTAGGTGAACGGGTTTTGGTGTTGGGACAAGGTGTGGTGGGTTTGTTGACGGCTTCATTACTAAGCGAGTTTCCACTCGAAAATTTGACCGTTGTGGATGCGATCGATTTGAGAAGGAAGGCCCTCAACGTCGAAAGTCGAGGGTCAAAGGTCAAAAATCTCTCTCCCAATGACCTTCAACCTTCAACATTCAACATTCAGCCCTTTGACTTGGTTTTCGAGCTCACTGGCTCCCCTTCCGTGTTGAATACCGCCATCGAACGCACTGCATTTAGCGGAAGAATTGTCATCGGCTCGTGGTACGGGCAAAAACGCTCGGAGATCGACCTCGGCGGTTCATTCCACCGGTCACGCATCAAACTCATTTCTTCGCAGGTCAGCACGATCCCGCCGGAGTTAAGCGGACGCTGGGATAAATCCCGTCGCTTCGGCGCGGCCTGGCAGGCGTTGGAACGCGTCCAGCCGCAGAAGTGGATCACCCACCGTTATTCGTTGAATGACGCCGCCAAGGCATATCAACTGCTCGATGAACACCCGCAAGAGACGATACAGGTCATATTTGAATACTAG
- a CDS encoding glycosyltransferase family 4 protein codes for MKLGLIIYGSLDTLSGGYMYDRMLVEYLRAQGDTVEIIPLPWRNYAAHLTDNFTFTLPPGLDILIQDELNHPSLIFANKRLHPYPIISLVHHLRCSELRPRWQNDLYRVVEKKYLRSVDGFIFNSETTRAVVNRLIGNGFPETVAFPPTDRFGEAIAEEEIKERGRKKEFRVLFLGNVIERKGLHTLLRSLRILRPSSHRPSSGQAFILDVVGSLATDSAHAKQMQTFIADNHLSSFVFLHGALNNQPLIEKLRAAHILVVPSSYEGFGIVYLEGMGFGLPAIGTTLGAASEVIEDGRTGFLIQPGDAQGLAEKLQLLSERRDLLLEMSLAARSRYLRQPKWDQTAGQIREFLLSFLR; via the coding sequence ATGAAACTGGGCTTAATCATCTACGGCTCGCTCGACACGCTCAGCGGCGGGTACATGTACGACCGCATGCTGGTGGAATATCTCCGCGCGCAAGGCGACACCGTGGAGATCATCCCGCTCCCCTGGCGGAATTACGCCGCGCACCTGACGGATAATTTCACCTTCACACTTCCGCCTGGTTTGGATATTTTGATACAGGATGAGTTGAACCATCCGTCGTTGATATTTGCGAACAAACGCCTGCATCCCTACCCCATCATCAGCCTTGTGCACCACCTGCGCTGTTCCGAACTCCGCCCGAGATGGCAGAACGACCTGTATCGTGTTGTGGAGAAAAAATATTTGCGGAGCGTGGATGGATTTATTTTCAATTCTGAAACGACCAGGGCGGTGGTGAACAGGTTGATAGGGAATGGTTTTCCAGAAACGGTGGCATTCCCGCCGACGGATCGGTTTGGGGAAGCGATCGCGGAGGAGGAAATAAAAGAAAGGGGAAGGAAGAAGGAATTCAGGGTCCTTTTTCTCGGCAACGTCATCGAGCGCAAAGGTCTGCACACGCTTCTTCGATCTCTCCGCATCCTCCGTCCTTCATCCCATCGACCCAGCTCAGGGCAAGCCTTCATCCTTGATGTCGTTGGTTCCCTCGCGACCGATTCCGCCCATGCCAAACAAATGCAAACATTCATCGCCGACAACCATCTTTCCTCTTTTGTATTTCTTCATGGCGCCCTCAACAATCAACCACTCATCGAAAAACTCCGTGCCGCCCACATCCTTGTTGTGCCGTCAAGCTATGAAGGCTTCGGAATCGTCTACCTCGAGGGAATGGGATTTGGTCTGCCTGCCATCGGCACCACTCTCGGCGCGGCATCCGAAGTCATCGAAGATGGGCGTACGGGATTCCTCATCCAGCCGGGAGATGCTCAGGGTCTCGCGGAAAAACTTCAACTCCTGAGCGAGAGGCGCGATCTGCTTCTGGAGATGAGTCTCGCAGCGCGGAGCCGCTATCTGCGCCAGCCAAAGTGGGATCAAACGGCGGGCCAGATTCGTGAATTTTTACTATCGTTTTTAAGATGA
- a CDS encoding EamA family transporter — protein MRRLTGILLIIVSAASFGTLAIFGRFAYSENIDTFTLLFLRFGLSASFMILMLILRKEPFPRGRILAQLIGMGAVGYAGQSFLYLTAIKYASAGLVALLLYLYPFFVALLSMIFLHEKPTFVKAIALILALCGTAFTVGPVSGQLVGALMAIGAALVYSVYIIVGANVTRHVSAFQSSTVIFTSGASVYGALTCANGANFPQTNSGWLVILGIVLIATVIPVSTFLAGLERVGPTNAAMLSTIEPIVTVLLASWLFGDKLLPIVLVGGVLILIAVVILTRAEMQPEDT, from the coding sequence ATGAGACGCCTCACTGGAATCCTGCTCATCATCGTTTCTGCTGCGTCGTTCGGGACGCTTGCCATCTTTGGTCGATTTGCTTACAGCGAAAATATAGACACGTTTACCCTGCTTTTTCTACGTTTCGGACTCTCCGCCTCCTTCATGATCTTGATGCTGATCCTGCGCAAAGAGCCTTTCCCTCGCGGACGGATTCTCGCCCAACTGATCGGCATGGGAGCGGTGGGATACGCTGGACAATCCTTTTTGTATCTGACCGCCATCAAATATGCTTCGGCGGGTTTGGTGGCATTGTTGCTGTATTTGTATCCCTTCTTCGTCGCCCTTCTTTCAATGATCTTCCTGCACGAAAAACCGACCTTCGTCAAAGCCATTGCATTGATCCTTGCCCTTTGCGGAACCGCCTTCACGGTGGGACCTGTTAGCGGGCAGCTGGTCGGCGCACTCATGGCGATTGGTGCGGCATTGGTCTATTCCGTTTACATCATTGTTGGCGCGAACGTGACCCGGCACGTCTCTGCCTTTCAATCATCCACGGTGATCTTCACCTCCGGCGCGTCTGTGTACGGTGCGCTGACCTGCGCCAACGGGGCAAACTTTCCCCAGACAAACTCCGGCTGGCTCGTCATTTTGGGAATTGTTTTAATAGCCACCGTCATTCCAGTTTCCACCTTTCTTGCCGGGCTGGAACGAGTCGGGCCCACCAATGCAGCGATGCTCTCGACCATCGAACCCATCGTCACGGTGTTGCTGGCGTCCTGGCTATTTGGCGATAAACTCCTCCCCATCGTCCTTGTTGGCGGTGTTTTGATCCTCATTGCAGTTGTGATTTTGACCCGGGCAGAAATGCAGCCAGAGGACACGTAG
- the lysS gene encoding lysine--tRNA ligase, protein MAEYNPLERIRLQKVDELRAEGVEPYPTRAKRTHTSAQAIAEFEKDETKEVKVTLVGRIRSMRPKGKLCFAHIEDGDGKIQLFLRVNEVGEERLAFFNKMFDLGDFMEAAGTMMRTKAGEASLQVLDFRLLAKSISPLPADKDVTQEDGTVVRYASLDDAELRARQRYADLAVNPEVRETFRKRAKLIKSLRDFLDGQGFLEVETPVLQPLYGGAAARPFVTHHNELEQDMYLRISFELYLKRLLVGNLEKVYEIGKDFRNEGVSFKHNPEFTQLEFYWAYADYLQVMELTEQMVVHAVEQVTGSTKIRYGEHEIEFKPPWRRLEMRQGILETSGIDIAEHRTAEALLKAIKEKQPKAAPDPKATRGKLVDFLLSEFLEPTLIQPTFLYNYPRDISPLAKSIPGDPLTVERFEGYVAGFELCNAFTELNDPLDQEQRFIEMGRDYEADDEEKHPLDEDYLRAMRYGMPPNGGFGMGVDRLAMLVTNKHSIRDVLLFPALRKEE, encoded by the coding sequence ATGGCAGAATACAACCCCCTTGAAAGAATCCGATTGCAGAAAGTGGATGAACTCCGCGCCGAAGGCGTCGAGCCGTACCCGACACGCGCCAAACGGACGCATACCAGTGCGCAAGCGATTGCAGAATTCGAAAAGGATGAGACGAAAGAAGTGAAGGTCACGCTTGTGGGTCGCATCCGCTCCATGCGCCCCAAGGGAAAGTTGTGTTTCGCCCACATCGAAGACGGAGACGGAAAGATCCAGCTATTCCTGCGCGTGAATGAAGTGGGGGAGGAGCGCCTCGCCTTCTTCAATAAGATGTTCGACCTCGGTGATTTTATGGAAGCAGCCGGCACGATGATGCGCACCAAAGCAGGCGAGGCCTCGCTTCAGGTCCTGGACTTCAGACTGCTTGCCAAATCCATTTCGCCTCTCCCCGCCGACAAGGATGTGACCCAGGAAGACGGCACTGTTGTCCGTTATGCTTCATTGGACGATGCCGAACTCCGCGCCCGCCAGCGCTACGCAGACCTGGCCGTGAATCCCGAAGTGCGCGAGACTTTCCGCAAGCGGGCGAAACTCATCAAGTCTTTGCGAGATTTTCTCGATGGTCAAGGCTTTCTCGAAGTGGAAACGCCCGTCCTTCAACCTTTGTACGGTGGGGCGGCGGCGCGCCCGTTCGTGACGCATCACAACGAACTCGAGCAGGATATGTACCTGCGCATCTCATTCGAGTTGTATCTCAAACGGCTGCTTGTCGGCAATTTGGAAAAGGTCTACGAGATCGGGAAGGATTTCCGCAACGAGGGTGTTTCGTTCAAGCATAACCCCGAGTTCACACAGTTGGAGTTCTATTGGGCATACGCGGATTATCTGCAGGTGATGGAACTCACCGAGCAGATGGTCGTTCATGCCGTCGAGCAGGTAACCGGCTCCACGAAAATTCGATACGGAGAGCATGAGATCGAGTTCAAACCGCCGTGGCGTCGGCTTGAAATGCGTCAGGGCATCCTTGAGACAAGCGGAATCGATATCGCCGAGCACAGGACGGCTGAGGCGTTGTTAAAAGCCATTAAAGAGAAACAGCCCAAGGCGGCGCCTGATCCGAAAGCGACGCGCGGCAAATTGGTCGATTTCCTGTTGAGCGAATTTCTCGAGCCGACTCTCATCCAGCCGACCTTCCTCTATAACTACCCGCGCGATATTTCTCCACTGGCAAAATCCATCCCCGGTGATCCGCTGACGGTGGAACGCTTCGAAGGCTATGTGGCGGGATTCGAATTGTGCAACGCCTTCACCGAGTTGAACGACCCGCTCGACCAGGAACAGCGCTTCATTGAGATGGGACGCGACTACGAAGCCGACGACGAAGAAAAGCACCCGCTCGATGAGGATTATTTGCGAGCCATGCGTTATGGGATGCCGCCCAACGGCGGCTTTGGCATGGGGGTTGACCGGCTCGCCATGCTGGTGACGAACAAGCATTCCATCCGTGACGTTTTACTGTTCCCGGCGCTGCGAAAAGAAGAATAG